A genomic region of Alnus glutinosa chromosome 11, dhAlnGlut1.1, whole genome shotgun sequence contains the following coding sequences:
- the LOC133881673 gene encoding uncharacterized protein LOC133881673, with protein MEEQQQCREEEPKKLSTLSEKPMLGRVRATPKRFVKSQIPDSILNNPALNAAIALLPSNYNFEVHKCVWRAVSTNAKRVALQLPEGLLMYSLILSDILTSFASVSHCFILGDVTYGACCVDDLSASALGADLLIHYGHSCLIPIDCTSIPCLYIFVDIQIDTHRLLQTLTLNLPTTKTLVLAGTIQFASAIRTIKPDLENHGFRVSIPQSKPLSAGEVLGCTAPRIRTVGEEESVIVFVADGRFHLEAMMIANPGIRAFRYDPYMGKLFSEEYDHEGMKEARKSAILRARREAKSWGIVLGTLGRQGNPRILERLERRMEENGFDYTVVLMSEISPQRVALFGDSVDAWIQIACPRLSIDWGEAFQKPLLTPFEAEIALGFVPGWWEKSTVTSGTGCCDKSQSYCGCGNGDYPMDYYAQDGGDWNSSYVKNNKSSRPVRRNLVSSHVAVS; from the coding sequence ATGGAGGAGCAGCAGCAGTGCAGGGAAGAAGAACCCAAAAAGCTATCAACGCTCAGTGAGAAACCGATGTTGGGAAGGGTAAGAGCGACGCCAAAGCGCTTCGTGAAGAGCCAAATCCCGGATTCCATCCTCAACAACCCAGCCCTCAACGCCGCCATCGCGCTCCTCCCCTCCAACTACAACTTCGAGGTCCACAAGTGCGTGTGGCGCGCGGTCTCCACCAACGCCAAGCGCGTGGCCCTCCAGCTCCCGGAGGGCCTCCTCATGTACTCCCTCATCCTCTCCGACATCCTCACCTCCTTCGCCTCCGTCTCCCACTGCTTCATCCTGGGCGACGTCACCTACGGCGCCTGCTGCGTCGACGACCTCTCGGCCTCGGCCCTCGGCGCCGACCTCCTCATCCACTACGGCCACAGCTGCTTGATCCCCATCGACTGCACATCCATCCCCTGCCTATACATCTTCGTCGACATCCAAATCGACACCCACCGCCTcctccaaaccctaaccctaaatctcCCCACCACCAAAACCCTCGTCCTCGCCGGCACTATCCAATTCGCTTCGGCCATCCGAACCATCAAGCCCGACCTGGAAAACCACGGTTTCCGGGTCTCGATCCCGCAATCGAAGCCTTTATCCGCCGGCGAGGTCCTCGGTTGCACCGCCCCTAGGATTCGCACGGTTGGTGAGGAGGAGAGCGTGATAGTGTTCGTGGCGGACGGGAGGTTCCATCTGGAAGCGATGATGATAGCGAACCCAGGCATTAGGGCGTTTCGCTACGACCCCTACATGGGAAAGTTATTCTCAGAGGAGTATGATCATGAGGGCATGAAGGAGGCGAGGAAGAGTGCAATTTTGAGGGCCAGGAGGGAGGCCAAGAGTTGGGGCATTGTGTTGGGGACATTAGGGAGGCAAGGGAATCCTCGGATTCTCGAGAGGTTGGAGCGGAGAATGGAAGAGAATGGCTTCGATTACACAGTTGTTCTGATGTCGGAGATTAGTCCCCAGAGGGTGGCATTGTTCGGGGACTCCGTGGATGCTTGGATTCAGATAGCATGTCCTAGGTTGTCCATCGATTGGGGTGAGGCATTCCAGAAGCCGCTCTTGACGCCGTTCGAGGCCGAGATTGCACTCGGCTTTGTACCCGGTTGGTGGGAGAAGAGTACGGTTACTTCGGGTACTGGGTGCTGCGACAAGAGCCAGTCGTACTGTGGGTGTGGAAACGGGGATTATCCCATGGATTATTATGCTCAGGATGGTGGGGACTGGAATTCCTCTTATGTGAAGAACAACAAGTCGTCCCGCCCTGTCAGGAGAAATTTGGTGTCTTCTCATGTTGCTGTTTCCTAA